In the Pecten maximus unplaced genomic scaffold, xPecMax1.1, whole genome shotgun sequence genome, CGATTTCCAAACAACAAAGGACGACGTCCCCTTAAGAAAGCTTCCCATTGCATATGGATAAACAAAGAAACACTGACCATAACTATTGCACACCCAATAGTTCTCCACTGATtccaataataataaaaaataggATAGTCTGGAATACGACGCGGCATACCCCCTAACCCTAAGAAGTGCTGCGGAAAAAAGGTTAAATTAACCCCcacaaatgttaaaaaaaaatgaccccGGGCCCAAGACCGGTGAAAACAATTTCCTgtaaaaaatgggaaatagtGAATATACCCAGCAAAAATGGTAAAAACCGCCCCTATagataaaacataatggaagtGAGCTACTACATAGTATGTATCATGAAGAGCAACATCTAAGCAAGCATTAGATAAAATAACCCCTGTGATACCCCCCATTGTAAACTTCATAATGAATCCCAACACCCAAAGAGTTGGAGCCTCAAATCTTAAATAAGACCCATAAATAGTAGCAATCCACCTAAAAACTTTAACACCCGTAGGAACAGCAATTAGTATAGTTACAGCTGTAAAGTAAAAACGGGTATCTACATCCAAACCAACAGTATACATGTGATGACCCCAAACAATGAAACCAAGAACACCAATAGAAATTATAGCATATATCATAGCCACAGAACCAAAAACTCGTAACTTCTTAGTATAAAATACTAAAACATGAGACACTAAACCAAACCCTggtaaaattaaaacataaacttCAGGATgcccaaaaaaccaaaaaaggtGTTGGAATAAAACAGGATCTCCTCCTCCCGAAGGGTCAAAGAACCTACAGTTAAAATGCCGATCTATAATCAGTATAGTTAACCCACCAGCCAATACAGGCAAAGACACCAATAATAAAAAACTAGTGACAGCCAGAGCCCACACGAAAGGAGGGGAAAATTCAGCCTTAAAAGACTTACTTCGCACATTCAGGAAAGTGACTAAATAGTTAATAGAGGCAGCCGAAGAACTAATCCCCGCCAAATGAAGCCCCAAAATCATTAAATCAGTTCTGATTCCACCAGAATAAGGAGTCCTAGACAAAGGCGGGTACATAGTCCACCCAGTTCCTCTACCATAATCGATAAAACAAGAAACAATCACTAAATAAAGAGCAGGAGGAAGAACTCAAAAACTAAACGTATTAAGCCGAGGAAAACTCATATCAATTGAACCTAGTATTATAGGCAACAACCAATTCCCAAAACCACCAATAAGCACTGgcataacaaagaaaaaaatcattataatagCATGTAAAGTAACAATACCATTGTACACTTCAGACCTAGGTAACCACATTCCTGGCCGCCTTAACTCTAAACGCATTATCCAACTAAGATTTAAACCCCCAAAACCCGACCACATCCCcaacattagatatatagttCCAACATCCTTGTGAGAATTAGCCATAAACCAACGAGATCAACGAACCACTTATAGATAaacttttttatattaaaattattctAAAATCACACACTACAGGCCATCACCTGGAACTAAATGTCCTTTCGTACCCTAAAGCCcaattttaaaagaaagaaGATAGAAACCGACCTAGCTTTCACCGATCTGAACTCAGCTCACGTCAGATTTTTATGGGCGAACGAACCAACCCTCAAGACCGCCTACAAGCCTTAGGATATCCAGAGCCAACATCGAGGTCGCAAACCCGCCCATCTATAAGAACTATCAAGACAGATTACGCTGTTATCCCCGGAGTAACTTCTTCTGATAATCACACCTTAATGTTTGTGGGTCGTAACACATCTGTTTTACACCCTAAAGGAGTCTAGCTTTGCTCCTTTGCTGCCCCAGCCAAAACTACTATTATTCACCCCTTCTGAAACACTAAGTTCTAGTGCTCCTCAACGATTCGGCCACAAATAGCCTTGGAACTTCCCAATAACTTAAATTTCTAACTTCACGGGGTCTTCTCGTCTTTCTTACCCATGGAAGCATTTGCACATCCAATTCAAGTTCACCAAAAAAAACTAGAGACAGTTGGAAACTCGTCAAACCATTCACAGGACCTACAATTAATAGGCCATAATTTAGCTACCTTAGCACGCTTTACCGCGTCCGTTTAAGCCCGCAAGCTCACCGGGAAGGCACGACCCCCCATATTGCTCAGGGAGCCATGTTTTTGATAAACAGGCGGTCCCCTTATTTGCCGAGTTCCTTTagctttttttaaaaatacggAACATAACCTTACGTTTCTTTCCCCGACCTTAAAACACTTACAACTTCTCGACTACTCATCTTTACATTATCACCTCCATGATTATTGTTTCAAAAAGAGATTCCGTACAACACAAAGATAggtaaaatttaatttattatacAAGGCTCATTTGTGGTTTAACCCACTCCATAAAGATAACTACTTCAAGCCCACTTCTTAGCCTTTCCATTCTTAATTAACCATCCTTTAAAATAGCCCCCTCAGCTTAGCCTGAGGGGGCTGACCCCTTCGAAAAACAGCCCGAATACTATTAGGATTATCAAACTGTAAACCCCATCAACCGAAGGACTATACTTAAATATATTTCCGGAATAACCAGCTATCAACCAGTGCGAAAAGTATTTCGCCACTATCTCCCCATCTCCAGATAGCAAATATAACGCCAACCTGTAAAGTAAGAAAGTAGATCACAAAACTTTCGGGATACTTCCTCAGCATAAAAAGTAGTATAAGCCATGATGCAAAAGGTACGAGTGCTCACCACCGATACTTCActgtttaatttatttaacCTTCACTCACGCTACTATCTATTATCTATCGCCGCTTAAACGTCTAATTCTATCTCCTCTACTAAGAcaataaaaaatgatttacCCAATTTTTACAGTTATTACTTATATAACGGCATAGTTAAAACATCTAAGGTAAGGAGAGGACTATTAACCTCCCTCAAAAAGGGCCGAAACCTTTTTGCCAACACTAGGACTTACCCCTTTggttaaataattattaaaaacaagGCAAAGCATCTTATCAAAATTGGCAAAATTTGGCACCAAATTAACTTCATTAGTATATCATAACGATACCGAGGAAACCTCCTTCGACACAAAACAATCAAAAAAACTACCATAAACCTAAAAAAAGACCCAATAACCCTTCTACTAATTAATCCAAAATATTCCCCATTACCTAAAAGATTTCCCCCACCTAAAAATAATACACTAGTCAAAGtgcttaaaaacaaaatattagaaTACTCTGCAATAAAAATTATAGCAAAACCACCTCTCCCGTATTCCACGTTAAACCCAGAAACTAACTCAGACTCACCTTCTACAAAATCAAAGGGGGCTCGGTTTCTTTCCGccaaaacacaaaaaacccACCAAGGAAGAACTAAAAATAAAACCCCTCCATTGCACCCTCTAACCTGAGACAACCTAACCCTCTCTAGGTCCAACCTCCCTACCACAAAAAAAGGACACAAGTACAAAAAAACAAGCATAACTTCATAAGAAATGACCTGAGCCAAAGCACGAACAGCACCAAACATAGCGTAACGGGAATTAGAAGACCAACCACAAAGAACTACCCCATAAACCCCAACCCTTAAAACCCTCAAGACATACAACCCGCCCCAAAAAAAGTAAACCCCACACCCCCAAATTCCAGGGCTACATCCCCACAAAATGAAAGAATGTAATAACATAAAACAAGGGCCTAGAAAGAAAAGAGCTGGGTTAGAATTTCTTGGAGTAAAATACTCCTTTCTGAACAACTTAATACCATCCGCAAAAGGCTGCATAATACCCAGCCACCCAACCATCTCAGGCCCTTTACGGACCTGAGATGCTGCCAACACCTTACGCTCAAAAAGAGTTAAATAAGCAACCCTCAACAATACCACCACATAAAAACTCAGAGACCAAAATAAAGCTTCCACACAAACCAAGCGGCCAATTCTAAGCCTCTTAGTGGATGTAAGCCACTAGTACTATTTATACTAGCCTGGCTAGCTTAAAGCTTTATTAAGCCATCTCTGCAGGAAGGAGCCGCCAATCTCCTTCTAAGGGAACCAAAAACCCCCGTGCGCAACTACACCACCctacaaaatcaaattatttctcAGGGCGCACCTTCCAGTACCCCTACCTTGTTACGACTTATCTCAGCTCTCGCCGAGAGCGACGGGCAGTTTGTACACGAGTTAGATTCATGTTCAGGAAAGCACATTAATCTCTCCTTACTCCTAAGTTCACCTTCACCCCAAGATTCCACAATGAGGATCCGTAATTCCAAATATGAATTGTAACACCCGCTCCCTTGAGCCATAGGCAGTATTACGACCTGAATTCATGGATTCCCGTGAAGATTATCACCGGGATCCATTAAGCCTGTTTCTCTTTGCTCGAACAACAAGCTGACAACGGCAATACACCAGCTGCACTTTTTCAAGACTCAGTAAGATATGACGGGGATCATCGGATTAAGGCGCATATTCCCCTAGGTAGTTAACAAGCCGCCAAGTTCTTTGAGTTTTAAGCACTCGCTCGTAGTACCCAAGCAGCTGCACTGAAAAGCAAAGTTTACATCGGCAATAAATGGGTATCTAATCCATGTCTTCAGTTAACCGGTTCCGTGGACTCAGCCTAAAGAAGAATGTG is a window encoding:
- the LOC117319645 gene encoding cytochrome c oxidase subunit 1-like, with product MYPPLSRTPYSGGIRTDLMILGLHLAGISSSAASINYLVTFLNVRSKSFKAEFSPPFVWALAVTSFLLLVSLPVLAGGLTILIIDRHFNCRFFDPSGGGDPVLFQHLFWFFGHPEVYVLILPGFGLVSHVLVFYTKKLRVFGSVAMIYAIISIGVLGFIVWGHHMYTVGLDVDTRFYFTAVTILIAVPTGVKVFRWIATIYGSYLRFEAPTLWVLGFIMKFTMGGITGVILSNACLDVALHDTYYVVAHFHYVLSIGAVFTIFAGYIHYFPFFTGNCFHRSWARGHFFLTFVGVNLTFFPQHFLGLGGMPRRIPDYPIFYYYWNQWRTIGCAIVMVSVSLFIHMQWEAFLRGRRPLLFGNRPRSLEWVVNRGFTCVARHTFKEVIAIRMMHDVTEFHKRSLDSLDVNKVKYVGKGR
- the LOC117319647 gene encoding NADH-ubiquinone oxidoreductase chain 1-like — encoded protein: MAQGSGCYNSYLELRILIVESWGEGELRSKERLMCFPEHESNSCTNCPSLSARAEISRNKWLTSTKRLRIGRLVCVEALFWSLSFYVVVLLRVAYLTLFERKVLAASQVRKGPEMVGWLGIMQPFADGIKLFRKEYFTPRNSNPALFFLGPCFMLLHSFILWGCSPGIWGCGVYFFWGGLYVLRVLRVGVYGVVLCGWSSNSRYAMFGAVRALAQVISYEVMLVFLYLCPFFVVGRLDLERVRLSQVRGCNGGVLFLVLPWWVFCVLAERNRAPFDFVEGESELVSGFNVEYGRGGFAIIFIAEYSNILFLSTLTSVLFLGGGNLLGNGEYFGLISRRVIGSFFRFMVVFLIVLCRRRFPRYRYDILMKLIWCQILPILIRCFALFLIII